One Pelobates fuscus isolate aPelFus1 chromosome 8, aPelFus1.pri, whole genome shotgun sequence genomic window carries:
- the ATP5MC3 gene encoding ATP synthase F(0) complex subunit C3, mitochondrial, with translation MYACAKFVSTPSLIRAGSRVLYRPISASVLSRPEVRTGEGNATLSGSPNTCTQIVLRGFQTSAISRDIDTAAKFIGAGAATVGVAGSGAGIGTVFGSLIIGYARNPSLKQQLFSYAILGFALSEAMGLFCLMVAFLILFAM, from the exons ATGTATGCCTGTGCGAAGTTCGTGTCCACCCCTTCCCTG ATCCGTGCTGGATCCAGAGTACTGTACAGACCAATCTCTGCATCAGTGTTGTCTCGACCAGAGGTCCGAACTGGAGAG ggaaatGCAACATTAAGTGGATCCCCAAATACCTGCACTCAAATTGTACTGAGGGGATTCCAGACCAGTGCAATCAGCAGGGATATTGACACTGCTGCAAAGTTTATTGGTGCTGGTGCTGCCACGGTTGGTGTCGCTGGCTCTGGTGCTGGTATTGGAACAGTTTTTGGCAGCCTCATTATTGGTTATGCCAG GAATCCTTCCCTGAAACAGCAGCTGTTCTCCTATGCGATCTTAGGATTTGCCCTGTCTGAAGCTATGGGTCTGTTTTGTTTGATGGTTGCTTTCTTGATTTTGTTCGCCATGTAA